The sequence tttttcCCTCTTTGACAGCTCAAAATAAAGCTACATTCATTACTTTCCTGCCAAAAAAAAGGCTCTTATAAAATCTTTGTTTTGCTTTTTCTTGTTCCCTCCTTTTGTCCCACTAAAATAGAGTACTTTCTCAAAAGGGTTCTTGaatttttctccatttcaagcttcataaaaaactcaaaatcttGTATTCATTTTAGTAgtaacttttcattttcttgattgATGAGATGAATAGTAGTACTAGTGCTAGTAATAATGCTACAACAACTGGAACAAAGTTCATCAAATGTGTTACTGTTGGAGATGGTGCTGTTGGAAAAACTTGTCTTCTCATCTCCTACACTAGCAACACTTTCCCCACTGTAtgtaaagattcaatttttatctcttttttttttttaatcttgtgggtatttttgtttcttgattttttctcttttatctttTCAGGATTATGTGCCAACTGTTTTTGACAATTTCAGTGCCAATGTTAATGTTGATGGGAAGATTGTGAATCTTGGCCTGTGGGATACTGCTGGTATGACAAACCCTTTTCCTTGTTGGTGTAAAAATCATCTTTTTCCATCAAAGTTGTTAACTTTGGTCTTTGCCATTCTTGTTTTCTTTGTGTTAACAGATTTTATTGCATATGAAGTGCTGTATTGCTTCTGAttgttattttcaattaaagaaAGATAAGGGGGGTGTTTCATGTTTGTACTTCAGTTAAGATTTTGCCTTAGTGCAAATCTTGAACCAGAATTGGTAATTGAAATGTGAATGTTGAACTCAAAGTAAGCCTTTGGCAAAATTGTTTAACTCTTTCTCTTTCAAACAATCAATTGACCATCATCAGAAGCAGTCAGATGAAATTTTAGTGTTTAATCAAGGTTATGTTCAGCTTGAAGTCGTTTTGCATTAACAAGTAAACTGTCTGCTTTCTGTTCACTTTAGCTAAGTGTTTAGAAAAGTTATCCCAGAATGGTCATCCTCATGGTGGTCCTATTACTTAGCATGTGCATATATGAAACTCAAATTGAGGGAAAAATTGAAATGAGAAAACCATATAATGTATGGATACTTGTGATAAAATCTTATGGAACTTTGACATTGAAAAAGCTGTAATGGACCAGATTTGAGCCATTAGTACATTAGTAGTAATGACTAATGAGGAAGATAACAAACATGTCGTCTTCAAGAAGTCATTCTACATGATAAAATTATGAGTTTTCAATTGCTCTCTTCACAGGTCAAGAGGATTATAACAGGCTTAGGCCTCTTAGTTATCGAGGAGCCGATGTCTTCCTGCTTGCTTTCTCTCTCATAAGTAGGCCTAGCTTTGAAAACATATCAAAAAAGGTATGTTTTTTTCCTCTCATCTTTCAACTTTAATAGCTGTTCCAGTGGCTGTGTTGTTCTTTTGCTCCTCTGATCATGTAATGCTGAcatcattttaactttttttttaatttcttgttaTGTTGGAAAGTGGGTTCCTGAGCTAAGACATTATGCCCCATCAGTGCCTATTGTTCTAGTGGGGACTAAATTGGGTgagttttctttcattttaagaTTCCTATGCTTTACTAGTAGCTCTTGAGAGGATATATGcctttttcccttttatttccCTTTAACACTTGTGAATTTGGCAGATACTGTATATTAAAATGAGTCCTGGAGTTTAACTAGTCTGTTAATGTTTAATCAACCAAAAAAGCTTGCACAAACTATAGTTTTATTTGCAAATATGGATTATGTAGTGGTAATATTCACTACAGTTTTTCTTCTACttactattttttcattttcttgaggGGAAAACCTACACACTACATCGGTCTACACTGTATTGTACACGAGTTTACTTATTTCACAGGGATGAATCCAGAAGCCCCCTTTGGAATATCCCCTGGACCTTAGCTAAAATATAAATGAGGGAATGGAGTGAACCTTCTCTTATATGTGCTTAACATGGGGCTGAAAGTTCTGACAAATTTATATGTGGTTTAATAGTTTGTTGTGCTCTGTGATCATATTCTTCTCGTAGACTTGATGCTTCATTTGTTTCTTTAGTTTCATTTATGTTCTTTCTCACCACTTAGTGTTCAAAGCCGAGCGAACTGATTCAGTACTCCCACTCTCCCTACACTTCGAACGAAGACTCTTCTTCAAACATGTTCGCTATCTTTTATTCTTGGGGTACATAGACTACACCATTCTTTGGATAAGACTATATAGAAACCAACAA comes from Solanum pennellii chromosome 1, SPENNV200 and encodes:
- the LOC107013755 gene encoding rac-like GTP-binding protein 5 gives rise to the protein MNSSTSASNNATTTGTKFIKCVTVGDGAVGKTCLLISYTSNTFPTDYVPTVFDNFSANVNVDGKIVNLGLWDTAGQEDYNRLRPLSYRGADVFLLAFSLISRPSFENISKKWVPELRHYAPSVPIVLVGTKLDLREDKQFIRDYPGACTISTEQGEELKKQIGAVAYVECSAKTQQNVKAVFDTAIKVVLQPPKTKKQKRKHKACWIL